The genomic window TGGATTTCGTCCTGCCGCGCCAGGACCCACGTGCGGTAGATGATGCCCAGCATGAACGCCGTTACAGCGAAGGAAATGACGATCGAGGTCAGGATCAACGCTTGCGGGAGGGGATCGCTGTAGGCTTCGGGGGCTGTTTCCTTGGTGAACAGGGGCGCCAATCCCGCGTAGCCGCCGGTGGTCAGGATCAGGATATTGGTGGCGTTGGCCAGCAACATCAAACCCAACAGCACCCTTGTCAGGCTCCGCTCCAGGATCAGGTAGATGCCGCAGGCATACAGCACGCCCATGACGATCAGCAGGGTCAGGTTGATGCTCATGCGGTACCTTTCCCGGAAGCGGCGGATTCTGCGGCTTCTTCAGCAAGATCGGCGGCGTCTTCCTCAGCAAGGGGCGCCCCCTTGCCCTCAAAGTGTTCGTCGATTTCGGCACCGA from Arthrobacter sp. StoSoilB20 includes these protein-coding regions:
- a CDS encoding Na(+)/H(+) antiporter subunit C; translation: MSINLTLLIVMGVLYACGIYLILERSLTRVLLGLMLLANATNILILTTGGYAGLAPLFTKETAPEAYSDPLPQALILTSIVISFAVTAFMLGIIYRTWVLARQDEIQDDLEDRRVAETPSFDAEDDAIVPLETSEFAVTPTTSHHTHPEATETPSKAPNQEGGSA